One region of Brassica napus cultivar Da-Ae chromosome A10, Da-Ae, whole genome shotgun sequence genomic DNA includes:
- the LOC106394739 gene encoding mitogen-activated protein kinase kinase kinase 18: MEKQSITHTSSSMSSSWIRGTCIGRGCFGTVNTAINKTDGEVFAVKSVDLATCLPAQLESLENEITVLRSLKPHPYIVRFLGDGVSKEGATSFRNLHLEYLPEGDAAKNGIDETLLRRYAACLVSALRHVHSQGLVHCDVKARNVLISRSSGVKLADFGSAIRVSRPTAKCKITPRGSPLWMAPEVIRGEYQGPESDVWSLGCTVIEMLTGKPAWEDLGVDSLSRIGFSDELPIFPLTKLSETGRDFLDKCLKRDLSQRWSCDQLMQHPFLSESQCHDSSCAESSPRYVLDWVNSDEEGEEVERSEWSAAMTRICKIATTRGANWETDGWVDVRSHHPSEEERAKIEYSEHNASLNPYDDVADESARSDVAVYPNRPPGNEDSAAEVPYEVVMILRLLMECMVYSRITCVSTEASHYFLLSIS; the protein is encoded by the coding sequence ATGGAGAAACAGAGCATCACACacacttcttcttcaatgtCATCTTCTTGGATCCGTGGTACATGCATTGGAAGAGGTTGTTTCGGTACAGTTAACACGGCGATTAATAAAACAGACGGTGAAGTTTTCGCCGTGAAGTCCGTGGATCTCGCCACGTGTCTTCCCGCTCAGTTAGAGTCTCTAGAGAACGAGATCACCGTTCTCCGTTCGCTCAAGCCTCATCCCTACATAGTGCGGTTCCTCGGCGACGGAGTCTCGAAAGAAGGAGCGACGTCGTTTCGCAACCTCCACTTAGAGTATCTCCCAGAAGGTGACGCGGCTAAAAACGGAATCGACGAGACTCTCCTACGGCGTTACGCGGCGTGTCTCGTCTCCGCTCTTCGCCACGTACACTCGCAAGGACTCGTTCACTGCGATGTCAAGGCGAGGAACGTACTCATCAGCCGGAGCTCCGGAGTCAAGCTAGCGGATTTTGGATCGGCGATCAGAGTTAGCAGACCGACGGCTAAGTGTAAGATTACGCCACGTGGAAGTCCTCTCTGGATGGCTCCGGAGGTGATCAGAGGAGAGTACCAAGGGCCGGAGAGCGACGTGTGGTCTCTTGGCTGCACGGTCATAGAGATGCTCACTGGCAAACCCGCTTGGGAAGATCTCGGGGTTGACTCGCTGAGTCGAATCGGTTTCTCCGATGAGTTACCGATTTTCCCATTGACGAAGCTGTCGGAAACCGGGCGGGACTTTTTAGACAAGTGTCTGAAGCGAGACCTAAGTCAGCGATGGAGTTGCGACCAGCTTATGCAGCATCCGTTTCTGTCTGAGTCTCAGTGTCACGACTCGTCTTGCGCTGAGTCATCTCCGCGTTATGTGCTGGACTGGGTTAACTCGGATGAAGAAGGTGAGGAGGTAGAGAGAAGCGAGTGGAGTGCGGCGATGACAAGGATCTGTAAAATTGCGACAACCAGAGGGGCAAATTGGGAAACGGATGGTTGGGTGGATGTTAGAAGTCACCACCCTTCAGAAGAGGAAAGGGCAAAGATAGAATACTCGGAACACAACGCTTCATTGAATCCGTACGATGACGTGGCTGATGAGTCGGCGAGGAGTGACGTTGCTGTGTATCCCAATAGACCACCGGGAAACGAGGACTCGGCGGCGGAGGTGCCATATGAAGTAGTGATGATTTTACGTTTATTAATGGAATGTATGGTTTATTCTAGAATTACATGTGTATCCACCGAAGCTTCTCATTACTTCTTGTTATCAATATCGTAG
- the LOC106425403 gene encoding uncharacterized protein LOC106425403, which produces MSSALDKALLAMSLEEEDTPFDLPDLPQYSSCQNNSISLIGRILNPDCQKISNLIREMPRKWQKYDRVRGIALSPERFQFIFKHEHDLVDVYEKGVHSFNDWTLAIERWEERPPPDYLNFVNIWVRLRNIPVNHYTAKSIEALGDLVGQVVIVAFDPSRPRLNDYERVLVRFDVSKPLRKTKVVNLPSDVFTVNA; this is translated from the exons ATGTCTTCAGCCCTTGATAAAGCCCTTCTAGCTATGTCGTTAGAAGAGGAAGATACACCTTTCGACCTTCCTGATCTTCCTCAATACAGCTCTTGTCAAAATAACTCAATCAGTTTGATAGGAAGAATCCTTAATCCCGATTGCCAGaagatttcaaatttgattCGGGAGATGCCCCGTAAGTGGCAGAAATACGACCGAGTTCGTGGAATAGCGTTATCACCAGAAAGATTTCAATTCATCTTCAAACACGAACATGATCTGGTAGATGTTTATGAGAAAGGGGTTCACTCGTTCAACGATTGGACCTTAGCTATCGAGAGATGGGAAGAAAGACCTCCACCTGATTATCTCAACTTTGTTAACATCTGGGTTCGTCTTCGTAACATTCCAGTCAATCATTACACGGCTAAATCTATTGAAGCTCTTGGTGATTTAGTTGGTCAGGTTGTGATAGTCGCCTTTGATCCCTCTAGGCCGCGTCTAAATGATTATGAGAGAGTCTTGGTTCGCTTCGACGTCTCTAAGCCTCTACGCAAAACAAAGGTGGTTAATCTTCCAAGCG ATGTTTTCACTGTCAACGCTTAA
- the LOC106391133 gene encoding probable protein phosphatase 2C 2 — translation MSVAVCSSPVFSPSSSLFCNNKALNISPAHQNLTLSHSHLTALASSPSAASPTSPFCLRLLKPPVNSVFGSDSGPFDRQLGGVLKRKRPTRLDIPVAPVGVAAPISVKAETTREESGEVEREGDEFSVYCKRGKREAMEDRFSAITNLERDPKQAIFGVYDGHGGSRAAEFAAKNLCNNILGERGSERNESDIEEAVKRGYLTTDSEFLKEKDVKGGSCCVTALIKDGNLVVSNAGDCRAVLSVGGFAEALTSDHRPSRDDERNRIESSGGYVDTFNSVWRIQGSLAVSRGIGDAHLKRWVISEPETKTLRINPQHEFLILASDGLWEKVGNQEAVDIARPFCMGTDQNQKPLLACKKLVDLSVSRGSLDDISVMLIPLRRFI, via the exons ATGTCTGTTGCCGTCTGCAGCTCGCCGGTTTTCTCCCCGTCCTCGTCTCTTTTCTGCAACAACAAGGCGTTGAACATTTCTCCGGCGCATCAAAACCTGACTCTGTCTCATTCCCATCTCACTGCTCTTGCTTCTTCTCCTTCGGCTGCGTCTCCCACTTCGCCGTTCTGCCTCCGTCTTCTTAAACCGCCGGTTAATTCAGTGTTTGGTTCGGACTCTGGTCCCTTTGACCGCCAGCTGGGAGGCGTTCTGAAGAGGAAGCGACCTACGAGGCTAGACATACCGGTGGCTCCCGTGGGTGTTGCAGCACCTATCTCTGTGAAAGCAGAGACGACAAGGGAAGAAAGTGGAGAGGTGGAAAGGGAAGGTGATGAGTTTTCAGTTTACTGCAAGAGAGGAAAAAGAGAAGCTATGGAGGATCGGTTCTCTGCCATCACCAATCTTGAAAGAGATCCCAAACAG GCAATTTTTGGAGTCTATGATGGTCATGGAGGATCAAGAGCGGCTGAGTTTGCGGCTAAGAACTTGTGTAATAACATTCTAGGAGAGAGAGGTAGTGAGAGGAACGAGTCAGATATTGAAGAAGCTGTGAAACGTGGTTACCTAACGACTGATTCTGAGTTTCTCAAGGAGAAAGATGTTAAGGGAGGATCTTGCTGCGTCACGGCTCTGATTAAAGATGGGAATCTCGTGGTGTCCAATGCCGGTGACTGCCGTGCTGTTTTGAGCGTTGGAGGATTCGCGGAGGCTCTGACTTCTGACCACCGCCCTTCGAGGGACGATGAACGGAACAGAATTGAAAGCTCG GGCGGTTATGTTGATACATTTAACAGTGTTTGGAGAATCCAAGGATCTTTAGCGGTATCTAGAGGAATCGGAGATGCGCATCTCAAAAGATGGGTGATATCTGAGCCAGAGACAAAGACTTTACGTATCAACCCCCAACACGAGTTCTTGATCTTAGCTTCAGACGGTCTGTGGGAAAAGGTTGGTAACCAGGAGGCAGTAGATATAGCTCGACCGTTCTGCATGGGAACCGATCAGAACCAAAAGCCATTGCTAGCGTGTAAGAAGCTCGTTGACCTCTCTGTTTCACGAGGCTCCTTGGACGATATCAGTGTGATGTTGATTCCGTTACGCCGCTTCATCTGA
- the LOC106399344 gene encoding PHD finger-like domain-containing protein 5A: protein MAKHHPDLIMCRKQPGIAIGRLCEKCDGKCVVCDSYVRPCTLVRICDECNYGSFQGRCVICGGVGISDAYYCKECTQQEKDRDGCPKIVNLGSAKTDLFYERKKYGFKKR from the coding sequence ATGGCTAAGCATCATCCTGATTTGATCATGTGCCGGAAACAACCTGGCATTGCTATTGGGCGATTGTGCGAGAAATGCGATGGCAAATGCGTCGTCTGCGATTCCTACGTGCGCCCGTGTACGCTGGTTCGGATTTGCGATGAATGCAACTATGGTTCGTTTCAAGGACGGTGTGTCATATGCGGAGGTGTTGGGATCTCAGATGCTTACTACTGCAAAGAGTGTACGCAACAGGAGAAAGATAGAGATGGTTGTCCCAAGATTGTCAATCTCGGGAGTGCGAAGACTGATCTGTTCTATGAACGTAAGAAATATGGATTCAAGAAACGATGA
- the LOC106391135 gene encoding protein PSY3 has translation MGYSTAIRLCLCIFFALSIVSSARLSLSFPENEKMVVRGRSLMMVHTNDYDEPSANGRHNPPGGRRGGGRRGGR, from the exons ATGGGTTATAGTACCGCAATTCGGCTATGTTTATGCATCTTCTTTGCACTTTCGATTGTCTCTTCGGCTCGACTCAGTTTATCATTTCCAG AAAATGAAAAGATGGTGGTGAGAGGTAGATCATTGATGATGGTGCACACCAATGACTACGATGAGCCATCGGCCAACGGTAGACACAACCCACCTGGTGGGAGGCGTGGAGGAGGTAGGAGAGGGGGAAGATAA
- the LOC106391132 gene encoding internal alternative NAD(P)H-ubiquinone oxidoreductase A1, mitochondrial has translation MLWIKNFARISPTTSYVGNLFRNSESYTLSSRFCTALQHSETVQATDQVDNGLEQQEQRYHGLAPTKEGEKPRVLVLGSGWAGCRLMKGIDTSIYDVVCVSPRNHMVFTPLLASTCVGTLEFRSVAEPISRIQPAISREPGSYYFLANCSRLDSENHEVHCETVTDGLSTTLEPWKFKIAYDKLVLACGAEASTFGINGVLENAIFLREVHHAQEIRRKLLLNLMLSEVPGIGEEEKRRLLHCVVVGGGPTGVEFSGELSDFIMKDVRERYAHVKDDIRVTLIEARDILSSFDDGLRQYAIKQLNKSGVKLVRGIVKEVKPQKLILDDGTDVPYGLLVWSTGVGPSSFVKSLGLPKDPGGRIGIDEWMRVPSVEDVFAIGDCSGYLESTGKSTLPALAQVAEREGKYLANLLNVMGKAGGGRAWSAKGTELGEPFVYKHLGSMATIGRYKALVDLRESKEGKGISMAGFVSWFIWRSAYLTRVLSWRNRFYVAINWLTTFVFGRDISRI, from the exons ATGCTTTGGATCAAAAACTTCGCCAGGATCTCTCCGACAACTTCCTATGTCGGAAACCTGTTCAGAAACTCCGAGTCCTACACTCTCTCCTCTCGCTTCTGCACGGCTCTTCAACATAGCGAGACGGTTCAAGCGACCGATCAGGTAGATAATGGGCTGGAGCAGCAGGAGCAACGTTACCACGGTTTGGCTCCGACAAAAGAAGGAGAGAAGCCCAGAGTGCTGGTTCTCGGGTCGGGTTGGGCGGGTTGTCGTCTTATGAAAGGGATCGACACGAGCATCTACGACGTCGTTTGCGTCTCTCCGAGGAACCACATGGTCTTCACTCCTCTCTTGGCTTCTACCTGCGTCGGTACGCTTGAGTTCCGGTCTGTCGCAGAACCGATCTCTCGTATCCAACCGGCGATTTCGCGAGAACCCGGTTCTTACTACTTCCTCGCTAATTGCTCGCGTCTTGATTCCGAAAACCATGAG GTGCATTGTGAGACTGTAACAGATGGGTTAAGCACCACACTGGAGCCATGGAAGTTCAAGATCGCTTATGACAAACTAGTACTAGCTTGCGGTGCAGAAGCATCCACGTTCGGGATTAACGGGGTGTTAGAAAACGCCATCTTTCTCCGTGAGGTTCATCACGCTCAGGAGATCCGCAGGAAGCTTCTTCTCAACCTCATGCTCTCCGAAGTTCCAGGGATAGgtgaagaggagaagaggagGCTGTTGCATTGCGTTGTGGTTGGAGGTGGTCCAACCGGTGTGGAATTTAGCGGTGAACTGAGTGATTTCATCATGAAAGATGTTCGTGAGAGATATGCTCATGTCAAGGACGACATTCGTGTTACTTTGATCGAGGCGAGGGATATACTTTCTTCATTCGACGATGGGCTCAGACAGTATGCGATTAAGCAGTTAAACAAG TCTGGAGTGAAGCTTGTGCGTGGGATTGTGAAAGAAGTGAAGCCTCAGAAGCTGATCCTTGATGATGGAACCGATGTTCCTTACGGTCTCCTAGTCTGGTCAACTGGTGTGGGTCCATCTTCGTTTGTTAAGTCTCTTGGTCTTCCTAAAGATCCAGGTGGCAG GATTGGAATCGATGAGTGGATGCGTGTACCTTCAGTAGAAGACGTGTTTGCAATTGGTGACTGTAGTGGATATCTTGAGAGCACAGGGAAGTCAACACTTCCTGCTCTTGCACAG GTGGCTGAGAGAGAAGGCAAGTACTTGGCGAATCTACTGAACGTGATGGGAAAAGCTGGAGGAGGAAGAGCCTGGAGCGCAAAGGGGACTGAACTTGGAGAACCATTTGTGTACAAGCATTTGGGAAGTATGGCCACTATTGGGAGATACAAAGCTCTCGTTGATCTTCGTGAGAGCAAG GAAGGAAAAGGGATATCAATGGCAGGGTTTGTGAGCTGGTTCATATGGAGGTCTGCATATCTGACTCGAGTCCTCAGCTGGAGAAACCGCTTCTACGTTGCTATTAACTGGCTCACCACTTTCGTTTTCGGCCGTGACATTAGCCGTATCTGA
- the LOC106391131 gene encoding protein SMAX1-LIKE 6-like: MPTPVNTARECLTEEAARALDDAVAIARRRSHAQTTSLHAVSALLATPSSLLREVCVSRAARSTPYSSRLQFRALELCVGVSLDRLPSSKSSGEEDPPVSNSLMAAIKRSQANQRRHPEAYHHLHQMSHGGCQTTVLKVELKYFVLSILDDPIVNRVFCDAGFRSSDIKLDVLHPPVTTQFSRGRCLPPLFLCNLPSSDPNNRVGGSSDENCRRIGQVLCRKERRNPVLVGNCADEALKTFADAINSGKKLEFLPPEISGLSVISIEKEISEIGSRGNEEILLKLDELVNDSKSTGVMFNLGELKVFLSSETSSSDALVKLVLKLSDLLKRQSKKLWFIGYASSNETYTKLLDRFPKIDEDWDLHVLPITSSKLPKSSLMGSFVPFGGFFSSTSDYKVSLSGGTVNQTLPRCHLCNEKCLQEVAAVVKAGSSLSVADQSSEKLPSWLRAAETELDKGPTKSTKAVDSTNALASQTTALQKKWDNICQSIHQTPPFPKLSFQTVSSPQLPVQTEKSVGSSISNPKHKEEDLTKTSVTLGSPLSCVTTDLGLGVTYASKETHTTPREKQLLVTLNYSSLDDFKCLRKSLSRKVPWQTEAVNAISQLICERRNRARSGVWLALLGPDRVGKKKVALALSETLFKDQANCISVDFGGEHCYVDDKFRGKTVVDYITGEVSRKPHSVVLLENVEKAEFPDQMRLSEGVSSGKLRDSHGRVVSMKNVIVIATCGTVKEKEHVEFTEERVLSARRWKLQIKVADTAKVSVNKRKHEGDTELRAEKVQRSYLDLNLPVDETETEEAKAWFDGFIERLDGKVTFKPVDFDVLAKSIQEKIVSHFKMCFGTERQLEIDNEVIVQILAASWSSLLGEEERNVVDQWIRSVLAHSFAEARQKYGSNPKFAVKLVASRDLGGGVELPEKVDVI; this comes from the exons ATGCCTACGCCGGTTAACACGGCGAGAGAATGCTTAACAGAGGAAGCAGCTCGCGCCCTCGACGACGCCGTGGCCATCGCTCGTCGGAGGAGCCACGCGCAGACGACGTCTCTCCACGCCGTCTCGGCTCTCCTCGCGACGCCGTCGTCCCTCCTCCGCGAGGTCTGCGTCTCACGCGCCGCCCGGAGCACTCCCTACTCGTCGCGTCTCCAGTTCCGAGCTCTGGAGCTCTGCGTCGGCGTCTCTCTCGACAGACTCCCGTCGTCTAAGTCTTCGGGAGAAGAAGATCCTCCGGTGTCGAACTCCCTCATGGCGGCGATCAAGCGGTCTCAGGCGAACCAGAGGCGGCACCCGGAGGCTTATCACCACCTCCACCAGATGTCGCACGGAGGATGCCAGACGACGGTTCTGAAGGTTGAGCTGAAGTACTTTGTATTGTCGATTCTAGACGATCCGATTGTGAACCGGGTCTTCTGCGACGCCGGGTTTCGGAGCTCCGATATTAAGCTCGACGTGCTTCACCCTCCGGTGACAACGCAGTTCTCGCGGGGTCGTTGTCTTCCGCCTCTCTTCCTTTGTAACCTTCCGAGCTCAGATCCGAATAATCGTGTTGGTGGGAGCAGCGACGAGAATTGTAGGAGGATCGGACAAGTGTTGTGTCGGAAAGAGAGGAGGAAccctgtccttgtcggaaactGCGCTGACGAAGCTCTTAAAACGTTTGCTGATGCGATCAACAGTGGGAAGAAGCTAGAGTTTCTTCCTCCGGAGATTAGCGGGTTAAGCGTAATCAGCATAGAGAAGGAGATTAGCGAAATTGGATCAAGAGGTAACGAGGAGATTCTATTGAAGCTTGATGAGTTAGTAAACGACTCCAAATCTACAGGAGTGATGTTTAATCTAGGAGAGCTTAAGGTTTTCTTGAGCAGTGAAACTTCTTCTAGTGATGCTTTGGTGAAGTTGGTGTTGAAGCTCTCTGATTTGCTGAAACGTCAAAGTAAGAAACTGTGGTTCATTGGCTATGCATCGAGCAACGAGACCTACACGAAGCTTCTGGATAGGTTTCCTAAGATCGATGAGGATTGGGACCTTCATGTTCTTCCAATCACATCCTCAAAACTTCCAAAATCCAG CTTGATGGGATCCTTTGTTCCGTTTGGAGGGTTCTTTTCATCTACATCAGATTACAAAGTATCTTTGAGTGGTGGCACTGTGAATCAGACGCTCCCTAGATGTCACCTCTGCAACGAGAAGTGTTTGCAAGAAGTAGCTGCCGTTGTCAAGGCCGGTTCAAGTCTCTCTGTAGCTGATCAATCTTCCGAGAAGTTACCCTCTTGGTTAAGAGCTGCTGAGACCGAGTTAGACAAGGGACCAACGAAAAGTACCAAG GCTGTAGATAGCACAAACGCATTAGCTTCTCAAACCACAGCTCTGCAGAAGAAATGGGACAACATATGCCAAAGCATACATCAAACTCCACCGTTTCCTAAGCTAAGTTTTCAGACCGTGAGTAGTCCACAGTTGCCAGTTCAGACCGAGAAGAGTGTCGGAAGCTCAATCTCAAATCCAAAACATAAGGAGGAGGATCTCACGAAGACATCGGTAACTTTGGGTTCTCCTTTGAGTTGTGTTACTACAGATCTAGGTTTGGGAGTAACCTACGCATCAAAAGAAACACACACCACACCGAGAGAGAAACAGCTTCTAGTGACACTAAACTACTCTTCCTTAGATGATTTCAAGTGTCTGAGAAAATCACTCTCTCGTAAAGTCCCCTGGCAGACCGAAGCTGTGAACGCCATTAGCCAACTCATCTGCGAAAGAAGAAACCGCGCGAGGAGTGGAGTATGGCTGGCTCTTCTTGGACCTGAtagagttgggaagaagaaagtAGCGTTGGCTCTCTCCGAAACCTTATTTAAAGACCAGGCTAATTGCATCAGTGTTGATTTTGGAGGAGAGCATTGTTATGTTGATGACAAGTTCAGAGGAAAGACGGTGGTTGATTACATAACGGGTGAAGTATCGAGGAAGCCACACTCTGTTGTGTTGCTAGAAAACGTGGAGAAAGCTGAGTTTCCGGATCAGATGAGATTGTCTGAAGGTGTGAGTAGTGGGAAGCTACGTGACTCGCACGGAAGAGTGGTTAGTATGAAAAACGTGATTGTTATTGCAACTTGTGGGACCGTCAAGGAGAAAGAGCATGTGGAGTTTACGGAGGAGAGAGTTCTCAGCGCTAGGAGGTGGAAACTGCAGATTAAGGTAGCTGATACTGCTAAAGTTAGCGTGAATAAGAGAAAACATGAGGGAGACACAGAGCTGCGTGCAGAGAAGGTGCAACGTTCGTATCTTGATCTGAACCTACCAGTGGATGAGACAGAAACAGAGGAAGCCAAAGCTTGGTTTGATGGTTTCATCGAGAGATTAGATGGAAAAGTGACGTTCAAACCGGTTGATTTCGATGTGTTAGCCAAAAGCATTCAAGAGAAGATCGTTTCTCATTTTAAGATGTGTTTTGGAACGGAAAGACAGCTAGAGATTGATAACGAAGTGATCGTTCAGATTCTTGCGGCTTCTTGGTCATCATTATTAGGGGAAGAAGAGAGGAACGTTGTTGATCAGTGGATAAGATCCGTTCTTGCTCATAGCTTTGCTGAAGCGAGGCAAAAGTACGGTTCAAATCCTAAGTTCGCCGTGAAACTGGTTGCTTCTAGAGATTTAGGTGGCGGAGTAGAGTTACCAGAGAAGGTGGATGTGATATGA
- the BNAA10G04660D gene encoding uncharacterized protein BNAA10G04660D, whose protein sequence is MMKPARFAIRSLNDVASRQPWRPLVPRSFSANANEDPSSLDDWMFGGNTGNDEKSSSFFQHLGKAEKDKRGYTGLGRSYGNGSRGSVNRDETFDPSSDGVDGKLKEAALIYNIDDDEGGGAKDGYSFRPDVNSWGANHFPRDLGYRKQMQRPRQNNKAEITTEEVLKKADFRNVRFLAQFITEAGILVKRKQTGISAKAQRKIAREIKTARAFGLMPFTTMGTKAFTFGKTMENRDQDFEYEVVDDDDEYDNPAE, encoded by the exons ATGATGAAACCCGCCCGTTTCGCGATTCGTTCCCTCAACGACGTAGCTTCTCGTCAACCATGGCGTCCTCTCGTGCCTAGAAGCTTCTCAGCCAACGCTAACGAAG ATCCATCTTCGTTGGACGATTGGATGTTCGGCGGAAACACCGGCAACGATGAGAAAAGCAGTAGCTTCTTCCAGCATCTCGGCAAGGCGGAGAAAGACAAGCGCGGGTATACTGGCTTGGGCAGATCGTACGGAAACGGTTCGAGAGGCTCCGTGAACAGAGACGAGACCTTCGATCCTTCGTCCGATGGTGTTGATGGTAAATTGAAGGAAGCTGCGTTGATTTACAACATTGATGATGACGAAGGAGGAGGAGCGAAGGATGGTTACTCGTTTAGGCCTGATGTCAACAGCTGGGGAGCTAATCACTTCCCTAGG GATTTAGGTTATAGAAAGCAGATGCAAAGACCTAGACAGAATAACAAGGCGGAGATAACCACCGAGGAAGTTCTCAAGAAAGCTGACTTCAGG AATGTTCGATTTCTTGCGCAGTTTATCACCGAAGCTGGGATCCTCGTTAAGAGGAAGCAG ACTGGCATCAGTGCCAAGGCACAAAGGAAGATTGCTAGAGAGATCAAGACAGCTCGTGCTTTTGGGCTGATGCCCTTCACGACAATGGGTACAAAGGCATTCACATTTGGGAAAACCATGGAGAACAGAGACCAAGATTTCGAGTATGAAGTGGTTGACGATGATGATGAGTATGACAACCCAGCTGAGTGA
- the LOC106391129 gene encoding O-glucosyltransferase rumi — protein MGLRLRIRLPHKSSPRTPSHLLLCVLALCFFSFTAVILYKVDDFVAQTKTLAGHNLEPTPWHIFPRKSFTEATTYRILQCSYFSCPHNSAPEPNTLSSDSGSGHRTHHQPQCPDVFRWIHRDLEPWLKTGVTKEHVEKAKANAAFRVVILSGKLYVDLYYACVQSRMMFTVWGILQLLSKYPGMVPDVDMMFDCMDKPIINRTEHQSFPAPLFRYCTNEAHLDIPFPDWSFWGWSETNLRPWEEEFRDIKKGSKRSSWDSKQPRAYWKGNPDVVSPIRMELMKCNHSRLWGAQIMRQNWAEEAKGGFEQSKLSNQCNHRYKIYAEGYAWSVSLKYIMSCGSMTLIISPEYEDFFSRGLLPKENYWPVSPTDLCPSIKFAVDWGNANPSDAETIGKRGQGYMESISMNRVYDYMFHLINEYSKLQRFKPGKPPSAKEVCAGSLLCFAEQKERDLLERSRAVPSMDRPCKLPGADRDRLERLIQRKKQTIEDVRNMEMTRTERGSR, from the exons ATGGGTCTTCGTCTACGTATTCGTCTCCCTCACAAGAGCTCTCCTCGTACACCTTCACATCTCCTTCTATGCGTTCTTGCTCtctgcttcttctccttcaccgCTGTTATTCTCTACAAG GTTGACGACTTTGTAGCTCAGACAAAGACTCTCGCCGGACACAACTTGGAACCAACACCGTGGCACATCTTCCCACGCAAATCTTTCACCGAAGCCACGACTTACCGAATCCTCCAATGCTCCTACTTCTCTTGTCCGCACAACTCCGCCCCCGAACCAAATACCCTCTCCTCGGATTCCGGGTCGGGTCATCGAACCCACCATCAACCGCAATGCCCCGACGTTTTCAG GTGGATTCACCGAGACTTGGAGCCGTGGCTAAAGACAGGGGTGACTAAAGAGCACGTGGAGAAGGCCAAAGCCAACGCTGCGTTCAGAGTGGTGATACTATCGGGGAAGCTGTACGTGGATCTCTACTACGCTTGCGTGCAGAGCAGGATGATGTTCACCGTTTGGGGGATTCTGCAGCTGCTCAGCAAGTATCCGGGTATGGTTCCTGATGTCGACATGATGTTTGATTGCATGGACAAACCCATCATCAACAGGACGGAGCATCAGTCCTTCCCAGCCCCGCTTTTTCGATATTGTACTAATGAAGCTCATTTGGACATTCCTTTTCCTGATTGGTCTTTCTGGGGATG GTCGGAGACAAATCTAAGGCCGTGGGAAGAAGAGTTTAGGGATATAAAGAAAGGGTCTAAGAGAAGTAGCTGGGATAGCAAGCAACCTAGAGCTTACTGGAAAGGGAATCCTGATGTTGTGTCGCCTATAAGAATGGAGTTGATGAAATGCAACCATTCTAGGTTATGGGGAGCACAGATTATGCGCCAG AACTGGGCAGAAGAGGCAAAAGGTGGGTTTGAACAGTCTAAGCTCTCCAACCAATGCAATCACCG GTACAAAATATATGCAGAGGGTTACGCGTGGTCAGTATCTCTAAAGTATATCATGTCATGCGGTTCCATGACACTCATAATCTCACCAGAGTATGAAGATTTCTTCAGCAGAGGCCTCCTCCCCAAGGAAAACTACTGGCCTGTCTCTCCCACTGATCTATGTCCGTCCATCAAATTCGCGGTGGACTGGGGCAATGCCAACCCCTCTGAT GCTGAAACAATAGGAAAAAGAGGACAGGGCTATATGGAAAGCATTAGCATGAACCGGGTGTATGACTACATGTTTCATCTCATCAACGAGTACTCTAAGCTTCAGAGGTTCAAACCGGGGAAGCCGCCATCGGCTAAAGAGGTCTGTGCAGGATCATTGCTTTGCTTCGCAGAGCAAAAAGAGCGGGATCTGCTAGAAAGATCCAGAGCTGTACCTTCTATGGACCGACCATGTAAACTTCCAGGTGCAGATAGGGATAGGCTCGAGAGGTTGATCCAACGGAAGAAGCAAACAATCGAAGATGTTAGAAACATGGAGATGACAAGAACAGAGAGGGGTTCCAGATAA